Proteins from a genomic interval of Yarrowia lipolytica chromosome 1E, complete sequence:
- a CDS encoding uncharacterized protein (Compare to YALI0E33671g, similar to Saccharomyces cerevisiae YDR061W; ancestral locus Anc_8.176, similar to uniprot|Q12298 Saccharomyces cerevisiae YDR061W Putative membrane protein), whose translation MTRLPLISIKDAKFRMIGALASSGSNPYIFPNPISLTINPDEKWVISGPRKSQLMSILAAKHVSDPPLGRQYPFLKKKRVPSQVIQTLEFRGSINMGHLSARYEFFKDEFDMTLIEELKRASRDPATAMDDIPQLLKMLELDQIGDRWFGALSNGQTRRSRIAKALMKHPELLLIDDPFLGLDPGAADLVSNVCKELPETRGTHAILGLRSHETVPDWITHVAYADKSGIVVAGEKSLSGELLEKAKTKHDEKIFLRGERAKQAREKLASDQDAPSVLTMNSVDVTYSGKPVLSSLSWDVKPGQKWHLRGVNGAGKSTLLSLITADHPQSWNEKIVMCGTPREVGNHSYFSINNRIGHTSPEIHALFPKTQTVTEAIDTGYIVGSNIPPKNLTPEQKEKRDSLISHFELDAERDTPFNDLTVSQQKVVLFIRAVIKNPDILILDEALSGMDDDAVDLCKEMMESWPGSVIAVAHLDEELPSCTHYIQLKPNAEPAETGQL comes from the coding sequence ACTCGATTGCCGCTGATATCGATAAAAGACGCGAAGTTCCGCATGATTGGGGCCCTGGCCTCGTCAGGATCCAACCCTTACATTTTCCCCAATCCCATTTCGCTGACAATCAACCCGGATGAGAAATGGGTCATCAGTGGACCTCGAAAGTCGCAATTGATGTCCATTCTGGCCGCCAAACATGTATCAGATCCACCTCTGGGCCGGCAGTACCCTTTCCTCAAGAAAAAACGGGTTCCCAGCCAAGTCATCCAGACGCTGGAGTTCCGAGGATCAATCAACATGGGTCACTTGTCAGCTCGATATGAGTTCTTCAAGGACGAGTTCGACATGACTCTcatcgaggagctcaagcgaGCCTCCCGTGATCCCGCAACCGCGATGGACGACATTCCCCAGTTGCTGAAGATGTTGGAGCTGGACCAAATTGGTGATCGATGGTTTGGAGCTCTTTCCAACGGGCAGACCCGGCGATCTCGAATCGCCAAGGCTCTCATGAAGCATCCCGAGCTTCTGCTCATCGACGACCCCTTCCTTGGTCTCGATCCCGGTGCCGCTGACCTTGTCAGCAATGTCTGCAAGGAATTGCCTGAGACCAGAGGTACACACGCCATTCTGGGTCTGAGATCCCACGAGACGGTCCCCGACTGGATCACCCACGTGGCTTACGCCGATAAGTCTGGAATCGTGGTTGCAGGAGAGAAATCTCTTTCTGGTGAGCTTCTCGAGAAGGCAAAGACTAAGCATGACGAAAAGATCTTTCTCCGAGGAGAACGAGCCAAACAGGCCCGGGAGAAACTGGCCTCTGATCAGGACGCCCCCTCTGTACTGACCATGAACTCCGTGGATGTAACTTACTCCGGAAAGCCTGTTCTCTCCAGCCTGTCGTGGGACGTCAAGCCTGGACAAAAGTGGCATCTGCGAGGAGTCAATGGAGCTGGAAAATCTACTCTCCTATCTCTGATCACAGCTGACCACCCTCAGTCCTGGAACGAGAAGATTGTCATGTGCGGAACTCCTCGAGAAGTTGGAAACCACTCTTACTTCTCTATCAATAATAGAATTGGCCATACCTCTCCCGAAATCCACGCTCTGTTCCCCAAGACTCAGACCGTGACTGAAGCTATTGACACGGGGTACATTGTTGGAAGTAACATTCCTCCCAAGAACCTCACTCCCGAGCAGAAAGAGAAGCGAGATAGTCTTATTTCGCACTTTGAGCTTGACGCTGAGCGAGACACGCCCTTCAACGACCTGACTGTTAGCCAGCAGAAGGTGGTTCTCTTCATCAGAGCTGTCATCAAAAACCCAGACATTCTGATTCTCGATGAGGCTCTTTCTGGTATGGACGACGACGCTGTCGATCTCTGtaaggagatgatggagtcTTGGCCTGGCTCTGTGATTGCCGTTGCTCATCTGGACGAAGAGCTCCCCAGCTGCACCCATTATATCCAGCTCAAGCCCAACGCTGAGCCTGCCGAAACCGGCCAGCTGTAA
- a CDS encoding uncharacterized protein (Compare to YALI0E33693g, similar to Saccharomyces cerevisiae YDR063W; ancestral locus Anc_8.178, similar to uniprot|Q12156 Saccharomyces cerevisiae YDR063w), which translates to MARDIQLTQVEINKNDYSIQIADTDDDYPFSSSEELVENLPDNTPRYIVLSHPIDKPDGRKSSVLAMIYYRPATSTQEARMLYAGAVELVRGKAGVSKFIEIDDEEEFENLAELVQE; encoded by the coding sequence ATGGCTCGCGACATTCAACTAACACAAGTGGAAatcaacaagaacgacTACTCCATCCAGATTGCCGATACTGACGATGACTAccccttctcttcttctgaggaGCTCGTTGAGAACCTTCCCGACAACACCCCCCGATACATTGTGCTTAGTCACCCTATCGACAAGCCTGACGGACGAAAATCCTCTGTGCTAGCAATGATCTATTACAGACCTGCCACTTCTACTCAGGAGGCTCGAATGCTGTAcgctggagctgttgagCTTGTCCGAGGCAAGGCTGGTGTCAGCAAGTTCATCGAgattgacgacgaggaggagtttgagaacCTCGCTGAGCTGGTTCAGGAATAG
- a CDS encoding uncharacterized protein (Compare to YALI0E33715g, weakly similar to uniprot|P08640 Saccharomyces cerevisiae YIR019c STA1 extracellular alpha-1 4-glucan glucosidase P2.341.f2.1), giving the protein MQLKSLLSEEQWAQHQANLRKAKANMEKEYGTSNVVILDSPPRAPVSRQTAAPRAPTPKMATPNTAPRTAPPSRHTAAPSYTSPAPPHTPHHVAPGYMTGYGPGAPGYCPPTTAWSPSPEFQGNYQSTVKSHPFPGYCGNTPTNVHRPQSNSPLLHTHLPYGQSQMPHGNPPASLVGSSASKMHTPAPLVAASPVIIIDDSPPLKNAPLPQNTTPTPVGKPDQKLAEESPPKPTSKTSEESTVKSSEGSTEKPIESTKEKHAEKAAEESEPPVGAATPSSAASSTCSSPVAVTAPSSPIVTTTTDASSPAVTTATPLLSSSATLPVTATVADSASPPSVESSSPFGPLSPDMATPVHASPAMALSSPPVVPVSPVQEAPANSSPVRENAPMATCPVEISSPVDMVSPETSAARFVGLLFARNSGNDLANFAKSKATTFGRNHQPRMPKFVVAGSPSTATPKTTTNKKELKDANRKRSSHKDTKHELTTLLDERLKQNKKLFQVLETQRKELDVPEFKFHSPTPVAGCEYSQIVYDRHYTCVYDQEKDVYNPVTPGTKREDFALIVFTAKELMRLAELENGMETMSEIRKSPALCGCKIAVLLTQGLEKALQSLFHAVEADKHKKQLGGTGYLPKKDISGNEEKVHRVRHFVNTLYLTLSYKPVDFNTDKELAEYICQMHLGRSLQPYRQKLELYSSETKSYKTKKECLRSMIEQQKRVTLQAAKNISDQFESAQALAKAFDEKGPKLLVGTGLSAGKKLGPITSDYIYQLFTCKDPTKEIFSQL; this is encoded by the coding sequence ATGCAATTGAAGTCTCTTTTATCTGAGGAGCAGTGGGCCCAGCATCAAGCCAACCTCCGGAAGGCCAAGGCgaacatggagaaggaaTACGGGACCTCAAACGTGGTTATCCTGGACTCACCTCCTCGGGCACCTGTATCTCGAcaaactgctgctcctcgagCTCCCACCCCAAAAATGGCAACACCAAACACAGCTCCTCGCACAGCTCCTCCCTCACGCCACACTGCTGCACCCAGTTATAcctctccagctcctccacataCCCCCCATCACGTAGCCCCCGGATATATGACTGGATATGGACCTGGTGCCCCTGGTTACTGTCCTCCTACTACCGCTTGGTCTCCCTCACCTGAATTCCAGGGAAACTACCAGAGTACAGTCAAGTCACATCCCTTCCCAGGCTACTGTGGCAATACACCAACTAATGTACATCGACCTCAGTCCAATTCACCTCTTCTGCATACTCACTTGCCCTATGGACAGTCTCAAATGCCACATGGGAATCCTCCAGCATCACTTGTGGGATCTTCAGCATCTAAGATGCACACTCCAGCGCCACTGGTTGCTGCGTCCCCTGTTATCATCATTGACGACTCGCCGCCTCTGAAGAATGCACCATTGCCTCAGAATACCACCCCCACACCTGTTGGGAAGCCAGACCAGAAGCTAGCGGAGGAATCGCCACCTAAGCCTACTTCCAAGACTTCTGAAGAGTCCACTGTTAAGTCTTCTGAGGGGTCCACCGAGAAGCCCATTGAGTCGACTAAAGAGAAGCacgccgagaaggctgctgaggagtCAGAACCTCCTGTTGGTGCTGCTACTCCCTCATCAGCAGCTTCGTCCAcatgttcttctccagtTGCAGTCACcgctccatcttcaccaaTTGTGACAACAACTACAGATGCTTCTTCACCAGCGGTCACGACAGCAACCCCATTACTTTCCTCCTCAGCCACACTCCCAGTTACTGCAACCGTTGCAGACTCAgcatcacctccttctgtcGAATCGTCCTCCCCTTTTGGACCCCTATCCCCTGACATGGCTACTCCGGTGCATGCGTCTCCTGCCATGGCTTTGTCGTCACCTCCCGTTGTCCCGGTTTCCCCTGTTCAAGAGGCACCAGCAAACTCTTCACCTGTGCGAGAAAATGCACCCATGGCAACATGTCCTGTCGAGATCTCGTCTCCTGTCGACATGGTTTCTCCAGAGACATCCGCCGCCCGTTTCGTTGGGTTGTTGTTCGCAAGAAACAGTGGTAATGATCTAGCGAACTTTGCGAAGTCTAAGGCAACGACATTCGGCAGGAATCACCAACCGCGCATGCCTAAATTCGTCGTGGCTGGCTCACCTTCAACGGCTACACCAAAGACGACaaccaacaagaaggagctcaaggacgccaaCAGGAAGAGATCAAGTCACAAGGACACCAAACATGAGCTGACCACCTTATTGGACGAGCGCCTCAAGCAAAACAAGAAGCTCTTTCAGGTTCTCGAGACTCAGAGAAAGGAGCTTGACGTCCCCGAGTTCAAATTTCATTCCCCGACTCCCGTGGCAGGATGCGAATACAGTCAGATCGTGTATGACCGTCACTACACGTGTGTCTACGACCAGGAGAAGGATGTGTATAACCCAGTTACCCCAGGAACCAAGAGAGAGGACTTTGCACTTATTGTCTTCACAGCTAAGGAGCTTATGCGACTGGCtgagcttgagaatggAATGGAGACGATGTCTGAGATCAGGAAGAGTCCAGCTCTGTGTGGATGCAAGATTGCTGTGCTTCTAACCCAAGGACTGGAAAAGGCTCTTCAAAGTCTTTTTCACGCAGTGGAGGCAGACAAGCACAAGAAGCAACTGGGCGGGACTGGATACCTTCCCAAGAAGGATATCAGTGGcaacgaggagaaggtcCATCGGGTCCGTCATTTTGTTAACACTCTGTACTTGACGCTCAGCTACAAGCCAGTGGACTTCAACACCGATAAGGAGCTCGCCGAGTACATTTGTCAGATGCATCTGGGTCGTTCTCTGCAACCCTATCGCCAGAAGCTCGAGCTTTACAGCTCTGAAACCAAGTCCTAtaagaccaagaaggagtgTCTGAGATCTATGATAGAACAGCAGAAGCGAGTCACTCTCCAGGCTGCCAAGAACATCAGCGACCAGTTTGAATCTGCACAGGCCTTGGCCAAGGCATTCGACGAGAAGGGACCAAAGCTTCTGGTTGGTACTGGCCTTTCAGCTGGCAAGAAATTGGGTCCAATTACTTCTGACTACATCTACCAACTCTTCACTTGCAAGGATCCCACTAAGGAGATCTTCTCCCAGCTGTAA
- a CDS encoding uncharacterized protein (Truncated form of YALI0E33737g, weakly similar to CA2714|CaIFF2 Candida albicans CaIFF2), with protein MEASQSRCLSSSWVPISRCLNPRNKPPSPNQLKRPSRLLHPHCQKLHLRRRLQLLTLPQWNLLLQSLLCFLPLQCLLQLRQERSRTNPGLRRWPSWPNAVQSPKS; from the coding sequence ATGGAGGCATCGCAAAGTCGCTGTCTGAGTTCATCATGGGTCCCAATTTCAAGATGCCTGAACCCAAGAAACAAACCCCCGAGCCCAAACCAGCTGAAAAGACCAAGTCGGCTCCTACATCCTCATTGTCAAAAGCTGCACCTTCGTCGAAGGCTCCAGCTGTTGACACTGCCCCAATGgaatcttcttcttcaaagTCTGCTGTGCTTCCTACCCCTCCAGTGTTTGTTGCAGCTAAGACAGGAAAGGTCCAGAACAAACCCAGGCCTTCGGAGATGGCCAAGTTGGCCAAACGCCGTACAAAGTCCGAAATCATAG
- a CDS encoding uncharacterized protein (Compare to YALI0E33759g, similar to Saccharomyces cerevisiae SEC8 (YPR055W); ancestral locus Anc_3.340, weakly similar to uniprot|P32855 Saccharomyces cerevisiae YPR055w SEC8 protein transport protein singleton): protein MSYLGLPDNHRTTRRLSVAPRDHSDHAPSPVTRKIDELCRKVDYEWPELGRDNANILEVSLSLMDTSSIGKARFSKDYEKLTSDISNVLKDVVNDNYQGFNSSVGSYRSIAQSIAESHDNVRQLKQQLVESKSALSRNKPILKELGATSQRYKQMIQILEKIKDLKAVPDKLDTEISKKQFLSAQETLHSALRFLDDDGLASISSLEGLKTYLLAQESTIFAHLVEELHSHLYLKSPYCDRRWVGNISNLSSQSLTGARSVGDIEQVIMDKLDHEISKGGKATMTFSGSEELRDFLSDLAEHKDQPFEESTTSQMANPEQNSFIYIQLILETVNNLNRLPSLFEIVDQRLPIEIHKLVDKTVQEVAARFPKSLRDLQEYGGDNTEERGNSNNPSATGYLSDFFGPINGDIGLNVLKDLVWTLYSKLSACLEGHRAFYEVSKAITNRHDGHKKTLEYNFLGVWQTMESEVKMLLRSYITDASNISAPNRLDFDIPAPFRPMTKRSSSTRKPLFKLDNPGGIPDEFNQENDILRGVLEHSVPGLASASGNALHSTSRNAGSPFVTVDTALSHEMLTPPNVFNVRAFLDPTLLFMQKVQNIFPDPKVTGISHPRQFLDEFLSSVFLPQLEDSLENAFSATVESNEAFQITDGLSSKLAAPIFKSAEAFSTLVFQLCRLLNTSSLYREKYTSLILSLISKFVARYKIYFQTLISWADSDKDQSKIRLCARWAEEPKLRTISTEIVRNSLDTNQLIDEETTILLKLQGGLRKIQIPITKQDTLDPKSFRAMCTLVSSLEWSLEQLESLRNVVTETPPTSASGDSMAASGELRKRWTLTDASKLVSSSSESVSGLVKLTLAGQAVDEFDRTMKEYKSLSSQCLVTLRCDIRVRVMHYIEQAMINGDYYLDHPLDERDTFVSQLDADILQCDECMSGLLNPNFRHAVLKGVSKYIDNVFVASTQSLHALNANGVAKLLYNIHIIQQMLKSIMESPQQITFSSSLKYYELFDLDADTILAEVKEGKLKQFSTEDLRTLIKLKFNDVIHQHERLDRHEAVSSARTQLQSALTKLNETKFNDAKKQAVPSLPPRQEPSA from the coding sequence ATGAGCTACCTGGGTCTGCCCGACAACCACCGCACGACCAGACGACTGTCTGTGGCTCCTCGAGACCACTCGGACCATGCGCCGTCACCCGTGACACGTAAGATCGATGAGCTGTGTCGAAAGGTGGACTACGAGTGGCCCGAGCTGGGTCGAGACAATGCCAACATCCTCGAGGTGTCGCTTTCGTTGATGGACACGTCTTCAATTGGAAAGGCCCGTTTCTCCAAGGACTACGAAAAACTCACCTCGGACATCAGCaacgtgctcaaggacgtggTGAACGATAACTATCAGGGGTTCAACTCCTCGGTAGGCTCCTACAGATCTATCGCGCAGAGCATCGCCGAGTCGCATGACAATGTGCGGcagctcaaacagcagctAGTGGAGAGCAAAAGTGCGCTGTCCCGAAACAAgcccattctcaaggagttgGGCGCTACGTCACAGCGATACAAGCAGATGATTCAGATTCTGGAAAAGATCAaggatctcaaggctgtTCCCGACAAGCTCGACACAGAAAtctccaagaagcagtTTCTCTCGGCACAAGAAACCCTCCACAGCGCCCTCAGATTCCTCGATGACGACGGACTAgcgtcaatctcctcaTTGGAGGGTCTCAAAACCTACCTTCTTGCCCAGGAGTCGACCATCTTTGCACACCTCGTCGAGGAGCTGCATTCTCATCTGTATCTCAAATCTCCCTACTGCGACCGACGATGGGTGGGCAACATTTCAAACCTCAGTTCACAATCTCTGACAGGAGCAAGATCCGTTGGCGATATCGAACAGGTCATCATGGACAAGTTGGATCACGAAATCAGCAAGGGTGGAAAGGCAACCATGACTTTCTCTGGCTCCGAGGAACTGCGTGACTTCCTGTCTGACCTGGCAGAACACAAAGACCAACCTTTTGAAGAGAGCACAACTTCTCAGATGGCTAACCCCGAGCAAAACTCGTTCATCTACATCCAACTGATTCTCGAGACAGTCAATAACCTCAATCGTCTTCCGTCACTGTTTGAAATTGTTGACCAACGTCTGCCTATCGAGATCCACAAGCTCGTCGACAAGACAGTGCAGGAAGTTGCCGCGCGATTCCCCAAATCGTTACGTGACTTGCAAGAGTATGGCGGTGACAACACGGAGGAGCGAggcaactccaacaaccctTCTGCCACAGGCTACCTGTCTGACTTCTTTGGCCCTATCAATGGTGATATCGGGCTGAatgtgctcaaggacctgGTCTGGACGCTGTATTCTAAGCTCTCCGCATGCCTTGAGGGTCACCGTGCATTCTACGAGGTGTCCAAGGCCATTACTAACAGACACGATGGACACAAAAAGACTCTGGAGTACAATTTTCTCGGAGTGTGGCAGACTATGGAATCCGAGGTCAAGATGCTACTCCGATCTTACATCACAGATGCATCCAACATCTCCGCACCAAACAGATTGGACTTTGACATTCCGGCGCCATTTAGACCCATGACCAAGCGAAGCAGTAGCACTCGAAAGCCCCTGTTCAAGCTTGATAACCCCGGAGGAATCCCTGATGAGTTCAATCAGGAGAATGATATTCTGAGAGGCGTCCTGGAACACTCTGTGCCTGGTTTGGCATCTGCATCTGGCAATGCCCTGCATTCTACATCTCGAAATGCAGGCTCTCCATTCGTCACTGTGGACACTGCTCTCAGTCACGAGATGCTCACTCCACCCAACGTCTTCAACGTTCGTGCTTTCCTTGATCCCACTCTTCTTTTCATGCAGAAAGTGCAGAACATCTTCCCCGACCCCAAGGTCACTGGAATCAGCCATCCTCGACAGTTTCTGGACGAGTTCCTCAGCTCAGTGTTCCTGCCTCAACTCGAGGACTCGTTGGAGAACGCCTTTTCAGCCACTGTGGAGTCGAACGAGGCTTTCCAGATCACGGATGGCCTCTCTTCGAAGCTGGCTGCCCCCATTTTCAAGTCGGCTGAGGCATTCTCTACGTTGGTCTTCCAGCTCTGTCGACTTCTCAACACCTCTTCTCTGTACCGTGAGAAGTATACGTCGTTAATCCTGTCCCTGATCTCCAAGTTTGTCGCAAGATACAAAATCTACTTCCAGACCCTAATCTCATGGGCTGACTCCGATAAGGACCAGAGCAAGATCCGTCTATGTGCCAGATGGGCGGAAGAGCCCAAGCTGCGAACCATTTCCACTGAGATTGTTCGAAATTCGCTCGACACTAATCAGCTCATCGACGAGGAGACCACCATACTGCTCAAATTGCAGGGCGGACTCCGAAAGATCCAGATCCCTATCACTAAACAGGACACTCTGGATCCCAAGTCCTTCCGTGCAATGTGCACCCTGGTGTCTTCCCTGGAATGGTctcttgagcagctcgagtcTCTACGAAACGTCGTCACCGAAACTCCCCCtacttctgcttctggcgACTCTATGGCTGCTTCTGGTGAGCTTCGAAAGCGATGGACCCTTACAGATGCATCAAAGCTTGTATCTTCGTCCAGCGagtctgtttctggactCGTCAAGCTCACTTTGGCTGGTCAGGCAGTTGACGAGTTCGACAGGACGATGAAGGAGTACAAGTCTCTCTCATCTCAGTGTCTTGTCACTCTCCGGTGTGACATTCGTGTCCGAGTCATGCACTACATTGAGCAGGCTATGATCAACGGAGACTACTACCTAGACCATCCACTTGATGAGCGAGACACGTTTGTCAGCCAATTGGATGCTGACATTCTGCAGTGCGACGAGTGCATGTCTGGTCTTCTTAACCCTAACTTCAGACACGCGGTTCTCAAGGGAGtgtccaagtacattgacAATGTCTTTGTGGCGTCCACTCAGTCCCTGCATGCTCTCAACGCCAATGGTGTGGCTAAGCTGCTCTACAACATCCACATTATCCAGCAGATGCTCAAGTCCATCATGGAGTCTCCACAGCAGATCACGTTCTCGTCGTCTCTCAAATACTATGAGCTGTTTGATCTCGATGCAGACACCATTCTGGCCGAGGTGAAGGAAGGAAAGTTGAAACAGTTCTCTACCGAGGATCTGCGAACGCTCATCAAGCTCAAGTTTAACGATGTCATTCATCAGCACGAGCGGCTTGACCGGCACGAGGCTGTTTCTTCGGCTCGAACACAGCTTCAGTCTGCTCTGACCAAGCTGAACGAAACCAAGTTCAACGACGCCAAGAAACAGGctgttccttctcttccccCTCGACAAGAGCCCTCTGCATGA